Proteins co-encoded in one Bremerella sp. TYQ1 genomic window:
- a CDS encoding UDP-2,3-diacylglucosamine diphosphatase: MSRNRDRVRTLFFSDLHLGCPYTRVEPFLDLLNEHEPQYIYIVGDFIDGWRLRKRWHWEPVYNAILSRLFEMSQSGTKIFYTPGNHDDFLRSFRFKFDFVDIADQFIHHCPNGRRILVTHGDKFDQVEKKAKWISVLGSFLYDSICWADERINRWRRHYNLSRLPIAASIKKNVKSAVQFVSDFEDTLMLHAKSLQCQGVICGHIHTPIVVEKHGVTYYNTGDWIENSTALLEYADGRYEIIEAPHETNRDAAQVIPLDPAEVERRRQELMAAALGVDLRGSDEAPVLAVPFSADQPV; the protein is encoded by the coding sequence ATGTCGCGAAATCGAGATCGGGTACGAACATTATTCTTCAGCGATCTGCATTTGGGTTGTCCCTATACTCGGGTCGAACCTTTTTTGGATCTGCTGAACGAACACGAACCACAGTACATCTATATTGTGGGGGACTTCATCGATGGCTGGCGGTTACGCAAGCGTTGGCACTGGGAGCCGGTGTATAACGCGATCCTCAGCCGGCTATTCGAGATGTCGCAGTCAGGAACCAAGATCTTCTATACGCCTGGGAATCACGACGATTTCCTCCGCAGCTTCCGATTCAAGTTCGACTTTGTCGACATCGCGGATCAGTTTATCCACCACTGTCCCAACGGTCGGCGCATTCTGGTAACGCACGGCGATAAGTTTGATCAAGTCGAGAAGAAAGCGAAGTGGATTTCCGTGCTCGGGTCGTTCCTCTATGACTCGATCTGCTGGGCAGACGAACGGATCAATCGCTGGCGACGTCATTACAACCTAAGCCGACTGCCGATTGCCGCTTCGATTAAAAAGAACGTCAAGTCAGCCGTTCAGTTCGTCAGCGATTTTGAAGATACGCTGATGCTGCATGCCAAATCGCTGCAGTGCCAGGGCGTCATTTGTGGCCATATTCATACGCCGATTGTAGTCGAAAAGCATGGCGTCACTTATTACAACACCGGCGATTGGATTGAAAACAGCACCGCCCTGCTAGAGTATGCCGACGGGCGATATGAGATAATCGAAGCACCCCATGAAACCAACCGGGATGCGGCCCAGGTAATCCCATTGGATCCGGCGGAAGTCGAGCGTCGCCGGCAGGAATTGATGGCTGCAGCACTGGGAGTCGATTTGCGGGGATCGGACGAGGCCCCCGTTTTAGCAGTTCCTTTTTCTGCGGATCAACCTGTCTGA